ACACGTTGGTGCTTTTTGAGATCATCTGCTCGAGAGAAAGCTTTCTCACATCGGTCACAGCTGTGTAGTTTCACTCCAGTGTGACAGAGCTGGTGTTTTTTTAAGGTACTCGACTGCGTGAAAGATTTCCCACACTGGTCACAGCTGTGTGGTTTCTCTCCGGTGTGAATGCGTTGATGGATTTTTAGGGCACCTAATTGCGTGAAACCCACCCCACATTCATCACACCAGTAcggtttctctccagtgtgaacacGTCGGTGGATTTTCAGTTCACCCGATGTCGTGAAAACTTTCTTACACTGGTCACACCCGtatggtttctctccagtgtgaacacGTCTGTGCATTTTTAGGTGACTTGATGTCATGAAAACTTTCTCACATTGGTCACAACTGTACGGTTTCTCTCCACTGTGAACACGTTGGTGAACTTTTAGGTTACCTAATGTTTTGAAAGCTTTCTCACATTGGTCACAGCTGTAcggtttctctccagtgtgaacGCGTTGGTGCTTTTTTAGGTCAGGTGATGTTGTGAAAGCTCTCTCACATTGGTCACAGTTGtatggtttctctccagtgtgaacacGTCGGTGGTTGCTGAACTGACTTGCTTGCCTGAAAGTTTTCCCACACTGCTCACACCAGtatggtttctctccagtgtgaatACGTCGGTGGTTGCTCAACTGATTTGCTTGTCTGAAAGTTTTCCCACACTGGTCACAACTGtatggtttctctccagtgtgaatACGTTGGTGGGTTTTTAGGTGCGCTGATGTACTGAAAGCTTTCTCACATTGCTCACAGCTGTAcggtttctctccagtgtgaagTCTCTGGTGGGATTTTAAGTTACTTGAGTGCATGAAAGCTTTCCCACATTGCTCACAGCTGtatggtttctctccagtgtgaatACGCTGGTGGGATTTTAAGTTACATGAGTGCATGAAACCTTTCCCACATTGCTCACAGCTGTAcggtttctctccagtgtgaagTCTCTGATGAATCTTTAAATATTTCGATGTTGTGAAGGATTCCTCACAGTGCTGACAGCTGTGACGTTTGAGTCCATCGCTTCTTCTCCGTTTCTATAGCaacagacatacagagagaaagagagtgagatgtCATGGCGGAGCGAGCTATCTAGAGACATAAATGACATTTAGAGCATGTCGGTGGAACATAATCCACAATGTTCAAGTTTGACTGATGCATCTGTGACAGCCAaccacatcactaaacaaatactgccatctgctggtaacctgtcacaacacatcGAGCCTggtgcaagaaatcttggtgtcctgtttgatagcagtttatgttttgagtAACATATCACTGAGCtcgtccaatcatgtttttatcaccttaaatattgcaaaaatacgatctatttcaaatcttagtgatgcagaaactgttgttcatgcttttatctcctcacgcctcgattactgtaacagcctgttcactcgtcttcatctaaaaactctgacagaccgcagactgtacaggactcagctgctcggctgtaaaccaggaccaggtgcgaccacgtcacacctgttttagcctctttacactggctccctgttggtttcaggatcgactttaagatcttgttgattacttttaaggctcttcgtggctccagactgtatcttagaccttgtaatcccttatgaaccttcacgtagtctgagatcttcgggcaggggtctcctgtctgatccagagtccaggatggaaactaagggggacagagctttggccatcagggccccgaggctctggaacaacctgcccgaagacatcagcttattatcatcatcatcatcattattatggGACTATGGTACAGTTTATTGctaaaataacttaaatgtgtttaaaatagacccatatatatatatatattattatattgtgtcTTAAATagtgaataaaatgctaatttCATTGTACTACTTGTTACGTGTCAGTACGATATTCAAACAGGTGGCGCATAACGCTTGGGAGGAACCTAAAAGCCCTCAGAGGCACTGCAGAATAAATCCTGCAGTCGAGCTGAACGCAAGCTCaagttttctgtgtgtttgtttctaaaTGCAGCTGCAGGAACACACCACCAGGCCGGGGGGggcaacataaacaaaacctCCTGTAGAGTGGTGGGGCAGAGCGTGGTGCACTCGACTTCACGGCCTTGGActtatcaaaatgtgttttatatccGGAAAACACCCTAAATTCATTAATAACACCAAGGACTGAGGCACTAGATATTTCTGTCATCATTATTACAAACGCTACAGTGACAAAGACGCCGGTCACATGACTGTTCAGTCAAACCGCACATGaactttaaacctgcagtaacaaagaaacaagtcgtgaacacagcagcagcatgtcgCCACCCTTTGCAGTGGCAGCAGACAGTGTTGGACACCCGGgtcctgatgatgatgaagatgcaTTTAGGGCAACCGAGCGACACGTCGAGTTTTTGGTTCTCGCCGCAACCTTTCCTGAAAGTTTCAAAAATAAAGACTTCGGCCTAGTGCAACTTGAGAAAATATCAAACTGTTACAAACAATGTCAATCAAGTCAGGAACACAGCCTCTGATTGGATGACAGACTCGGCGTGTCAGTGGAGAAATGGATGAATAATCACAGAAGACGTTCAGTGTTGGATTTATCGACCGAGACGCTGCAGTTCCATCACGGTATCGCCGGGTGGTGCGACCTGCTGAAATCCTCATtaggacaaacaaacaacaggcGGAGCTGAACGAGTGGTTGGTGACGATTagctgcagctatcgattacTAATCCAGTGTTCTACCGATTATTCCGTCGAGTAATCGGATAAGAAAAACTTTTGCTTTATAAAGAGCGATAGTAAATATGCGAGAGAGAAGACAGggctcttaaaatgaacaactaactGGTTTCCTCTTTAGAAAAATCGACATTTTTATCGCTTTAAATTacaaacaataattaataatattatctgtcagAACTGAACCCTTTCAGTGCCTTGAAGTGTcgtattacattctgggttttaaagaaaatgt
This sequence is a window from Siniperca chuatsi isolate FFG_IHB_CAS linkage group LG22, ASM2008510v1, whole genome shotgun sequence. Protein-coding genes within it:
- the LOC122870166 gene encoding zinc finger protein 271-like isoform X2 produces the protein MHSCNLKSHQRIHTGEKPYSCEQCGKAFMHSSNLKSHQRLHTGEKPYSCEQCEKAFSTSAHLKTHQRIHTGEKPYSCDQCGKTFRQANQLSNHRRIHTGEKPYWCEQCGKTFRQASQFSNHRRVHTGEKPYNCDQCERAFTTSPDLKKHQRVHTGEKPYSCDQCEKAFKTLGNLKVHQRVHSGEKPYSCDQCEKVFMTSSHLKMHRRVHTGEKPYGCDQCKKVFTTSGELKIHRRVHTGEKPYWCDECGVGFTQLGALKIHQRIHTGEKPHSCDQCGKSFTQSSTLKKHQLCHTGVKLHSCDRCEKAFSRADDLKKHQRVHTGEKPYRCDQCQKTFTRSTSLNMHRRVHTGEKPYWCDQCGKMFTQGSTLKAHQRLHAASF
- the LOC122870166 gene encoding zinc finger protein OZF-like isoform X1 is translated as MEEDSQKPEHRRDNVPRRQTAGSRADSSDVQKRRRSDGLKRHSCQHCEESFTTSKYLKIHQRLHTGEKPYSCEQCGKGFMHSCNLKSHQRIHTGEKPYSCEQCGKAFMHSSNLKSHQRLHTGEKPYSCEQCEKAFSTSAHLKTHQRIHTGEKPYSCDQCGKTFRQANQLSNHRRIHTGEKPYWCEQCGKTFRQASQFSNHRRVHTGEKPYNCDQCERAFTTSPDLKKHQRVHTGEKPYSCDQCEKAFKTLGNLKVHQRVHSGEKPYSCDQCEKVFMTSSHLKMHRRVHTGEKPYGCDQCKKVFTTSGELKIHRRVHTGEKPYWCDECGVGFTQLGALKIHQRIHTGEKPHSCDQCGKSFTQSSTLKKHQLCHTGVKLHSCDRCEKAFSRADDLKKHQRVHTGEKPYRCDQCQKTFTRSTSLNMHRRVHTGEKPYWCDQCGKMFTQGSTLKAHQRLHAASF